One Marinibacterium anthonyi genomic region harbors:
- the cmpB_2 gene encoding Bicarbonate transport system permease protein CmpB, whose product MGRIVNRLPSRRAKILLGALPFALVIVAYWIASDARHAVDANDKLMPGLQAFTDAMSRLMFDIDRMTGQRLFWADTFASLSRLGIGLGISAVIGLVVGIFVGFIPYLRATFEPFFAALSLVPPLAVLPILFIIFGLGELSKAVLIVFGIAPFIIRDVMLRVAEIPREQIVKAQTLGATTWQMILGVILPQVLPRLVSSVRLSLGAAWLFVIAAEAITAEAGLGYRIFLVRRYLAMDVILPYVVWITFLAFAMDFVLRMIHDAIPWTRFREGG is encoded by the coding sequence ATGGGTCGTATCGTAAACCGGCTGCCCTCACGCAGAGCCAAGATCCTGCTGGGGGCCCTTCCCTTCGCCCTGGTGATCGTGGCCTACTGGATCGCGTCCGATGCCCGTCACGCCGTGGATGCCAACGACAAGCTGATGCCGGGGCTTCAGGCGTTCACCGACGCCATGTCGCGGCTGATGTTCGACATCGACAGGATGACCGGACAGCGGCTGTTCTGGGCCGATACCTTCGCGTCGCTGTCGCGGCTGGGCATCGGGCTGGGGATTTCCGCCGTCATCGGATTGGTGGTGGGGATCTTCGTGGGCTTCATCCCCTACCTGCGCGCCACGTTCGAACCGTTCTTCGCCGCGCTCTCGCTGGTTCCGCCGCTGGCGGTGCTGCCGATCCTCTTCATCATCTTCGGTCTGGGCGAACTGTCCAAGGCCGTGCTGATCGTCTTCGGCATCGCGCCCTTCATCATCCGCGACGTGATGCTGCGCGTGGCCGAAATTCCGCGCGAACAGATCGTCAAGGCGCAGACCCTTGGCGCCACCACCTGGCAGATGATCCTGGGCGTGATCCTGCCCCAGGTGCTGCCCCGCCTGGTCTCTTCGGTGCGCCTGTCGCTGGGCGCCGCCTGGCTGTTCGTCATCGCGGCCGAGGCGATCACCGCCGAAGCCGGGCTTGGCTACCGCATCTTCCTGGTGCGCCGTTACCTGGCGATGGACGTCATCCTGCCTTACGTCGTCTGGATCACCTTCCTGGCCTTCGCGATGGATTTCGTCCTGCGGATGATCCACGACGCGATCCCCTGGACCCGCTTCCGGGAGGGGGGCTGA
- the cmpD_2 gene encoding Bicarbonate transport ATP-binding protein CmpD — protein MAVIRFDNVSKIYGETVVLEHINLTIDDNEFLAVVGPSGAGKTTLLRMLLSQEVPTKGRILIDDVPIATEPMPDRGIVFQRYSVFPHRTVLRNVMMGPEWLAAPVTGRLFGAKRAELQARAQAMLDRVGLGGHAALYPAQLSGGQQQRLAIAQALMTRPKVLLLDEPFGALDPGTRREMHKLVLELWREHQMTVVMVTHDLSEAFHLGTRVIAVDKHRHDPHAPHRYGSVITSDFEAKPRLARAMARAMDRAMARAMDPAARDAG, from the coding sequence ATGGCCGTGATCCGCTTTGACAACGTCTCCAAGATCTACGGCGAAACCGTGGTGCTGGAGCACATAAACCTGACCATCGACGACAACGAATTCCTTGCCGTCGTGGGCCCGTCGGGGGCCGGCAAGACGACGCTGTTGCGCATGCTTCTCAGCCAGGAAGTGCCCACCAAGGGCCGCATCCTGATCGACGATGTGCCCATCGCGACGGAACCGATGCCCGACCGGGGCATCGTGTTCCAGCGCTATTCGGTCTTTCCGCACCGCACCGTGCTGCGCAACGTGATGATGGGGCCCGAATGGCTGGCCGCGCCCGTCACGGGCCGGCTGTTCGGCGCCAAGCGGGCCGAACTTCAGGCGCGGGCGCAGGCCATGCTGGACCGCGTCGGCCTGGGCGGACACGCGGCGCTTTACCCGGCGCAGCTGTCGGGTGGGCAGCAGCAGCGGCTGGCCATCGCCCAGGCGCTGATGACCCGGCCCAAGGTGCTGCTGCTGGACGAACCCTTTGGCGCGCTGGATCCCGGCACGCGGAGGGAGATGCACAAGCTGGTGCTTGAGCTTTGGCGCGAACACCAGATGACGGTGGTCATGGTCACCCACGACCTGTCCGAGGCCTTTCATCTGGGCACCCGCGTCATCGCCGTCGACAAGCATCGCCACGACCCGCACGCCCCGCACCGATACGGATCGGTCATCACGTCCGATTTCGAAGCCAAACCCCGGCTGGCCCGCGCAATGGCCCGTGCAATGGACCGTGCAATGGCCCGCGCAATGGACCCTGCCGCCCGGGACGCCGGCTGA
- a CDS encoding Lysine/ornithine N-monooxygenase, translating to MTAFAAPSDLPIPDGLATDLERLGFPRKDWTAPRTAPDGKPMLDVLVIGAGQFGTGIGAALKFSGIRNFVIIDREPEGREGPWVTYARMPTLRSPKHLPGICFGIPRLTFQSWYRAARGDAAWEAMYKIPNQDWQDYILWVRTALDLPVRNNADAVDLRPAPDHVAVVLKDGETLYAKHVIVASGRSGTGGWATVPGVSPDLGPDRIAHTMHDIDFDALKGRKVAILGVGSSGFDNAATALEHGAASVDVFARRPALPQLNKGRPSSGLGFLEGWQYLPDADRWRLGVYLDLMTGVPPHETLLRCLANPGMTVHFNTRFRTATPTDTGVHIDIENAPSGDYDFLILGTGFRVDLAAEPLFASIYPSIKLWKDAYTPPEDLQRPHLGLQPYVGDGFELLSKDGAALDRIHLFNTATYMSAGSMAADVPSLDIAPERLVTAISRRLFAEDFEPIFDALKAWEDEHELETTPFYAPEHVNTPTR from the coding sequence ATGACTGCATTCGCCGCGCCCAGCGACCTTCCGATACCCGACGGGCTGGCCACCGACCTTGAACGCCTGGGATTTCCGCGCAAGGACTGGACCGCGCCCAGAACAGCGCCCGACGGCAAGCCGATGCTGGACGTGCTGGTCATCGGCGCCGGCCAGTTCGGCACCGGCATCGGCGCGGCGCTGAAATTCAGCGGCATCCGCAACTTCGTGATCATCGACCGCGAACCCGAAGGCCGCGAAGGTCCGTGGGTCACCTATGCGCGCATGCCGACGCTGCGATCGCCCAAGCACCTGCCGGGCATCTGCTTCGGCATCCCCCGCCTGACCTTCCAAAGCTGGTACCGCGCCGCCCGGGGCGATGCCGCGTGGGAGGCGATGTACAAGATCCCCAACCAGGACTGGCAGGATTACATCCTGTGGGTGCGCACCGCGCTGGACCTGCCGGTGCGCAACAACGCCGACGCGGTCGATCTGCGCCCGGCCCCCGATCACGTGGCCGTGGTGCTGAAGGACGGCGAAACGCTTTATGCCAAGCACGTCATCGTCGCCTCGGGCCGCTCGGGCACGGGCGGCTGGGCGACGGTGCCGGGCGTGTCGCCCGACCTGGGCCCGGACCGGATCGCCCACACGATGCACGACATCGACTTCGACGCGCTGAAGGGCAGGAAGGTCGCCATCCTGGGCGTCGGGTCCTCGGGTTTCGACAACGCGGCGACGGCGCTGGAACATGGCGCGGCCTCGGTCGATGTCTTTGCCCGCCGCCCGGCGCTGCCGCAGCTGAACAAGGGCCGTCCGTCCAGCGGGCTGGGGTTCCTGGAGGGCTGGCAATACCTGCCCGACGCCGACCGCTGGCGGCTGGGGGTCTACCTGGACCTGATGACCGGCGTCCCCCCGCACGAGACGCTGCTGCGCTGCCTCGCCAATCCGGGGATGACGGTGCATTTCAACACCCGGTTCCGCACCGCCACGCCCACCGATACCGGTGTGCATATCGACATCGAAAACGCGCCGTCGGGCGATTATGACTTCCTGATCCTGGGCACCGGCTTTCGCGTCGATCTGGCGGCCGAACCGCTGTTCGCCTCGATCTATCCCAGCATCAAGCTGTGGAAAGACGCCTATACCCCGCCCGAAGACCTGCAGCGGCCGCACCTGGGCCTGCAGCCCTACGTGGGCGACGGGTTCGAACTGCTGTCCAAGGACGGCGCGGCGCTGGACCGGATCCACCTGTTCAACACCGCCACATACATGAGCGCGGGCAGCATGGCCGCAGATGTGCCGTCGCTGGACATCGCGCCCGAACGGCTGGTCACCGCCATCAGCCGCCGGCTGTTCGCCGAGGATTTCGAACCGATCTTCGACGCGCTGAAGGCCTGGGAAGACGAACACGAGCTGGAAACCACGCCCTTCTACGCCCCCGAACACGTCAACACGCCAACCCGCTGA
- a CDS encoding CMD domain protein, family, translating to MDVIDKLAGLAPGSHMRAARPVARENAQKSHDALFAATGGMPMAERLAVAAFVAGLIRDEPAIAHYTDLLAASDAGLGDAVALAVVDGLTDGPYGAYPPGPLSVEDTPGLIFEADKDALGPRLAAAFDYAHMLVFHPRDAARADMETLTAAGWDATDIVTLSQLVAFLNFQIRAAAGLKVLASTL from the coding sequence ATGGACGTAATCGACAAGCTGGCCGGGCTGGCGCCGGGCTCTCACATGCGGGCCGCGCGCCCGGTCGCCCGCGAGAACGCGCAGAAAAGCCATGACGCGCTGTTTGCCGCCACGGGCGGCATGCCCATGGCCGAACGCCTGGCCGTCGCGGCCTTTGTCGCGGGGCTGATCCGGGACGAACCGGCCATCGCCCATTACACCGACCTGCTGGCGGCGTCGGATGCCGGACTGGGCGATGCGGTGGCCCTGGCCGTGGTCGACGGTCTGACAGACGGGCCCTACGGCGCCTATCCGCCCGGACCGCTCAGCGTCGAGGACACGCCCGGCCTGATCTTCGAGGCGGACAAGGACGCGCTGGGGCCCCGGCTGGCCGCAGCTTTCGATTATGCGCACATGCTGGTCTTTCATCCCCGCGACGCCGCGCGCGCCGACATGGAAACGCTGACCGCCGCGGGGTGGGACGCCACCGACATCGTCACGCTGTCGCAGCTTGTCGCCTTCCTCAACTTCCAGATCCGCGCCGCCGCCGGTCTGAAAGTCCTTGCCTCCACGCTCTGA
- a CDS encoding transcriptional regulator BetI, with protein sequence MTKTATRRRLDPAVRRAQILEVMLGLCANQHFSSISMRQLAAACDVNMALVYHYFDSKKGLVHAALRYAIDDFLVEFDDLPKDVDAPLGAGDVWIKATMDAAPRLMRMVKLMADFSAQDSRDPDAMAMIDEFYGRERDTLKQAIEDGMAAGKFRKVNAERTARLTSIAIDGVFFGGPARNDYDYVTNLQDLRDQLLDYLQPG encoded by the coding sequence TTGACCAAGACCGCCACGCGACGACGCCTTGATCCGGCGGTACGTCGGGCACAGATCCTCGAAGTCATGCTCGGGTTGTGCGCGAATCAACACTTCTCGTCGATCTCGATGCGCCAGCTTGCGGCCGCCTGCGATGTGAACATGGCGCTGGTCTATCACTACTTCGACAGCAAGAAAGGCCTTGTGCATGCCGCCCTGCGGTACGCGATTGACGACTTTCTGGTGGAATTCGACGACCTGCCGAAGGACGTGGATGCGCCCTTGGGGGCGGGCGACGTGTGGATCAAGGCGACGATGGATGCCGCGCCCCGGCTGATGCGGATGGTCAAGCTGATGGCCGATTTCAGCGCCCAGGACAGCCGCGATCCGGATGCCATGGCGATGATCGACGAATTCTACGGGCGCGAACGCGACACGCTGAAACAGGCCATCGAAGACGGCATGGCTGCCGGAAAATTCCGCAAGGTCAACGCGGAACGCACCGCGCGGCTGACCTCGATCGCGATCGACGGGGTGTTCTTTGGCGGCCCGGCGCGCAACGATTACGATTACGTCACCAACCTGCAGGATCTGCGCGACCAGCTGCTGGATTACCTGCAACCGGGCTGA
- the csd gene encoding putative cysteine desulfurase, producing the protein MPFAPFRDTLRRPDIIPFLRGGLIGDDIALPSPFGTQRLLYADYTASGRALRQVEDFVADRVLPFYANSHTEASFCGAAMTTMRESARAEIARMTGCGPDGHVIFTGSGATSGVNRIVGLLDITGIVARGGKAVVLIGPYEHHSNILPWRESGADVVEVPEAATGGPDPEELTAALADARRADLVIAAFSAASNVTGILTDTDAVTRQVKAAGALAVWDYAAGAPYVPIDMGRGGTAKDAIVFSPHKFAGGPGSTGILIVRDGLSRRVGPTSPGGGSVRFVSPWGHAYSASIEAREEAGTPNVVGDIRAALAMLVKEAVGTDAIATRDDALRQRALAAWGDVPELELLGNAQARALPIFSFRVRAPGGGYVHHQLFTRMLSDMRGIQARGGCACAGPYAHRLLGLDHEASEEIFLRLADGHELDRPGWVRLNLSYLHSDAQVDRILQGVATLARQAPDLARHYNGDAATARFRPLETAG; encoded by the coding sequence ATGCCATTCGCCCCCTTCCGCGACACCCTGCGAAGGCCAGACATCATCCCCTTTCTCCGCGGCGGCCTGATCGGAGACGACATTGCGCTGCCATCGCCGTTCGGCACGCAGCGCCTGCTTTATGCCGATTACACCGCGTCGGGCCGTGCCCTGCGGCAGGTCGAGGATTTCGTCGCCGACCGCGTGCTGCCGTTTTACGCCAACAGCCATACCGAGGCGTCGTTCTGTGGCGCCGCGATGACCACCATGCGCGAATCCGCGCGGGCCGAGATCGCGCGAATGACCGGATGCGGGCCGGATGGCCACGTGATCTTTACCGGCTCGGGCGCCACCAGCGGCGTGAACCGGATCGTGGGGCTTCTGGATATCACCGGGATCGTGGCGCGCGGCGGCAAGGCGGTCGTGCTGATCGGGCCTTATGAACATCATTCCAACATCCTGCCCTGGCGCGAAAGCGGGGCCGATGTGGTCGAGGTGCCCGAGGCTGCGACCGGCGGCCCCGATCCCGAAGAGCTGACGGCGGCGCTGGCCGATGCCAGGCGCGCTGATCTGGTGATCGCGGCCTTTTCCGCGGCCTCCAACGTCACCGGCATCCTCACCGACACCGACGCCGTGACGCGCCAGGTCAAGGCCGCCGGCGCGCTGGCGGTCTGGGATTACGCGGCGGGCGCGCCTTATGTGCCCATCGACATGGGGCGCGGCGGGACGGCCAAGGATGCCATCGTGTTTTCCCCGCACAAGTTCGCCGGCGGGCCGGGGTCGACCGGGATCCTGATCGTGCGCGATGGGCTGTCCCGCCGGGTTGGCCCGACCTCTCCGGGCGGTGGATCCGTGCGCTTTGTCTCGCCCTGGGGGCATGCGTATTCCGCCAGCATCGAGGCGCGCGAGGAGGCCGGGACGCCCAATGTCGTGGGCGATATCCGCGCCGCGCTGGCGATGCTGGTGAAGGAGGCTGTCGGCACCGACGCCATCGCCACGCGCGACGATGCGCTGCGGCAACGGGCCCTTGCCGCATGGGGCGACGTGCCCGAACTGGAATTGCTGGGAAATGCCCAGGCCAGGGCATTGCCGATCTTTTCCTTCCGCGTCCGGGCGCCGGGTGGCGGGTATGTGCATCATCAGCTTTTTACCCGGATGCTCAGTGACATGCGCGGCATCCAGGCGCGCGGAGGGTGCGCCTGTGCCGGTCCATATGCCCATCGACTGCTCGGTCTGGATCACGAGGCGTCCGAAGAGATCTTTCTGCGGCTCGCAGACGGGCACGAGCTTGACCGGCCCGGCTGGGTGCGCCTCAATCTCAGCTATCTGCACAGCGATGCGCAGGTCGACCGGATCCTTCAGGGCGTGGCGACGCTGGCCCGGCAGGCGCCGGATCTGGCGCGCCATTACAACGGGGACGCGGCCACCGCGCGGTTCCGCCCCCTGGAAACCGCCGGCTGA
- the lrp_7 gene encoding Leucine-responsive regulatory protein yields the protein MIDDRDRKLLALLQEDAELPVNDMAERVALSVSACWRRIRRLTSDGYIMRRVAILDRRKMQVPTTIYVLIRTSDHSTTWLENFRSAVSDIPEIVEAYRLTGNIDYLLKVILPDVEHWDIIYKRLVSRVNFFDVSSYISMEEVKSTGQIPINYV from the coding sequence ATGATCGACGACAGAGACCGTAAGCTGTTGGCATTGCTGCAAGAAGATGCCGAATTGCCCGTCAATGACATGGCCGAACGGGTGGCCCTGTCCGTATCCGCCTGCTGGCGGCGGATCCGGCGGCTGACCTCGGATGGCTATATCATGCGACGTGTGGCGATCCTGGATCGGCGCAAGATGCAGGTGCCAACGACCATCTACGTGCTGATCCGCACCTCCGATCATTCCACCACCTGGCTCGAGAACTTCCGCTCCGCTGTCTCCGACATCCCCGAAATCGTCGAGGCGTATCGGCTGACCGGCAACATCGACTACCTGCTCAAGGTCATCCTGCCGGATGTCGAACACTGGGACATCATCTACAAGCGGCTGGTATCGCGTGTGAATTTCTTCGACGTCTCGTCCTATATCTCGATGGAAGAGGTCAAGAGCACAGGCCAGATCCCGATCAACTATGTCTGA
- the ntaA_8 gene encoding Nitrilotriacetate monooxygenase component A: MTDKRFHLAWFMNFTPDEWRAPFGQGGLPWDGQFYIEMAQTLERACFDYIMIEDKLMVPETFGSDRKYSLANGMMAPKHDPAPLAVAMGMATKHLGVVATMSTMAYPPFMLARLSSTIDSLTKGRFGWNVVTSAEDLAAQNFGMDKLPPREERYEMADEYMDVVRKLFDSWDDDAVVVDREKGVYADADKVRSIDHKGKYFQVRGPLNTVPSPQKHPVYVQAGASPRGRDFAAQHADSIISVANGVEGMKEFRDDIRARAEKIGRNPDDIKVLFCITPTLGETEEDAKAKYVRDTTSDHFVNDVLASISAITEIDFSQYDLDEPLPEKLVTNGESGTLDKFQQWGSGKTLRELAAASGGGLVSSLELIGTPAQVADKMGEAMAEVGGDGFLITTPVLRVGRKYLVEIADGLVPELQRRGLVRTEYKHQLLRDNLREY, encoded by the coding sequence ATGACGGACAAACGCTTTCACCTCGCATGGTTCATGAACTTCACGCCCGACGAATGGCGCGCACCCTTCGGCCAGGGCGGCCTGCCGTGGGACGGCCAGTTCTACATCGAGATGGCCCAGACGCTGGAACGCGCCTGCTTCGACTACATCATGATCGAGGACAAGCTGATGGTCCCCGAGACTTTTGGCAGCGACCGCAAGTATTCGCTGGCCAACGGCATGATGGCGCCCAAGCATGACCCCGCGCCGCTGGCCGTCGCCATGGGGATGGCCACGAAACACCTGGGTGTCGTCGCCACCATGTCCACCATGGCCTATCCGCCCTTCATGCTGGCCCGCCTGTCGTCCACCATCGACAGCCTGACCAAGGGCCGCTTCGGCTGGAACGTCGTGACCTCGGCCGAGGATCTGGCCGCGCAGAACTTCGGCATGGACAAGCTGCCGCCGCGCGAAGAGCGGTACGAGATGGCCGACGAATACATGGACGTGGTGCGCAAGCTGTTCGACAGCTGGGACGACGATGCCGTGGTGGTGGACCGGGAAAAGGGCGTTTATGCCGACGCCGACAAGGTCCGCAGCATCGACCACAAGGGCAAGTATTTCCAGGTGCGCGGGCCTTTGAACACCGTGCCGTCGCCGCAGAAACATCCGGTCTACGTACAGGCCGGCGCATCGCCGCGCGGCCGGGATTTCGCGGCGCAACACGCGGATTCGATCATTTCGGTCGCCAATGGCGTCGAGGGGATGAAGGAATTCCGCGACGACATCCGCGCGCGGGCCGAGAAGATCGGGCGCAACCCGGACGACATAAAGGTGCTGTTCTGCATCACCCCGACCCTGGGCGAGACCGAGGAAGACGCCAAGGCCAAGTACGTGCGCGACACCACGTCGGACCATTTCGTCAACGACGTGCTGGCCTCCATCTCGGCCATCACCGAGATCGATTTTTCGCAATACGACCTGGACGAACCCCTGCCCGAAAAGCTGGTGACCAACGGTGAAAGCGGCACGCTGGACAAGTTCCAGCAATGGGGCAGCGGCAAGACCCTGCGCGAACTGGCGGCGGCCTCGGGCGGCGGGCTGGTGTCTTCGCTGGAACTGATCGGCACGCCGGCGCAGGTGGCCGACAAGATGGGTGAAGCGATGGCCGAAGTGGGCGGCGACGGCTTCCTGATCACCACGCCGGTGCTGCGGGTCGGGCGCAAGTACCTGGTCGAAATCGCCGACGGGCTGGTCCCGGAACTGCAGCGGCGCGGGCTGGTCAGGACGGAATACAAACATCAGCTTCTGCGCGACAACCTGCGCGAATACTGA
- a CDS encoding taurine transporter substrate binding subunit: protein MRLLNMRLPKLLALLASAASIAFTAPAQAQEKDTFRVGYVVYVGFMPLAWMRAEGLMEKWGEKYGIDVELIQINDYVGSINQFIAGDLDAVAVAGMDALTMPAAGGVDTSIFLITDYSNGNDMLISRSAEKVEDLLDQEVWLLQYSVSHYLLNRALDNAGITEPWRVKTVNISDAEIGAAYVTQPTMEHVATWNPIATEMLNAVPDSKVLFDSSEIPGEIMDVFIAKTDTLADNPDFGKALTGAWYEAMSTMAAGDEKTDDMMNVMASAMGTDLPGLKTQVDQTHFFYTPDAAAEFLDAQSSIDIMDNVRTFCFDQGLFGQGASSVDDIGIEVGGTTLGDPENVKLRFNSGFAKMGAAGEL from the coding sequence ATGCGTCTTTTGAACATGCGTCTGCCCAAACTGCTCGCCCTGCTTGCTTCTGCTGCCTCCATCGCCTTCACCGCCCCTGCCCAGGCGCAAGAGAAAGACACTTTCCGCGTCGGTTACGTGGTCTATGTCGGTTTCATGCCGCTGGCCTGGATGCGCGCCGAGGGCCTGATGGAAAAATGGGGTGAAAAGTACGGGATCGACGTCGAGCTCATCCAGATCAACGACTACGTCGGATCGATCAACCAGTTCATCGCCGGTGACCTGGACGCCGTGGCCGTGGCCGGGATGGATGCCCTGACGATGCCCGCCGCCGGTGGCGTCGACACCTCGATCTTCCTGATCACCGATTATTCCAACGGCAACGACATGCTGATCTCGCGCAGCGCCGAAAAGGTCGAGGACCTGCTCGACCAGGAGGTCTGGCTGCTGCAGTATTCGGTGTCGCATTACCTTCTGAACCGCGCGCTGGACAACGCCGGCATCACCGAGCCGTGGCGCGTCAAGACCGTGAACATTTCGGACGCCGAGATCGGCGCCGCCTATGTCACCCAGCCCACCATGGAACACGTGGCCACCTGGAACCCGATCGCGACAGAGATGCTGAACGCGGTGCCCGACAGCAAGGTGCTGTTCGACAGTTCGGAAATCCCGGGCGAAATCATGGACGTCTTCATCGCCAAGACCGACACGCTGGCCGACAATCCCGATTTCGGCAAGGCCCTGACCGGCGCCTGGTACGAAGCCATGTCCACGATGGCCGCCGGCGACGAAAAGACCGACGACATGATGAACGTCATGGCATCCGCCATGGGCACCGATTTGCCGGGCCTGAAGACCCAGGTCGACCAGACCCATTTCTTCTACACCCCCGATGCCGCCGCCGAATTCCTCGACGCGCAAAGCAGCATCGACATCATGGACAACGTGCGCACCTTCTGCTTCGATCAGGGCCTGTTCGGCCAGGGCGCCAGCAGCGTCGATGACATCGGCATCGAAGTCGGCGGCACCACGCTGGGCGACCCCGAGAACGTCAAGCTGCGGTTCAACTCCGGCTTCGCCAAGATGGGCGCCGCGGGCGAGCTCTAA
- a CDS encoding alkylhydroperoxidase domain protein, family encodes MTEIFEYDHDEPNAFTQAELGWLPWLPPLEESDLTERQWEALVQKSRSKMPYFMLLARDPDILEFRTRTDMDIFYNPEAGLPRADREVAAAAASRFNGCIFCCSVHARFASHHSKRTDEVQKLLDEGVSARIDPRWDAIIDAAVALSATPQRFGPDHVEALRATGLDDQAIADAIYAISFFNWANRLMLALGLPTPPAEG; translated from the coding sequence ATGACCGAGATATTCGAATACGACCACGACGAGCCCAACGCCTTCACCCAGGCCGAACTTGGCTGGCTGCCCTGGCTGCCCCCGCTTGAGGAAAGCGATCTGACCGAGCGCCAGTGGGAGGCGCTGGTGCAGAAATCGCGGTCCAAGATGCCGTATTTCATGCTTTTGGCGCGGGATCCGGACATCCTGGAATTCCGCACGCGCACCGACATGGACATCTTCTACAACCCCGAGGCCGGATTGCCGCGCGCCGATCGGGAAGTGGCCGCCGCCGCCGCGTCGCGGTTCAACGGCTGCATCTTCTGCTGTTCGGTGCATGCGCGCTTTGCCTCGCACCATTCCAAACGCACGGACGAGGTGCAGAAACTGCTGGACGAAGGTGTTTCGGCCCGGATCGACCCGCGCTGGGACGCGATCATCGACGCCGCCGTGGCGTTGAGCGCGACGCCCCAGAGGTTCGGGCCGGACCATGTGGAGGCGCTGAGGGCGACCGGGCTGGACGATCAGGCGATCGCCGATGCGATCTATGCGATCTCGTTCTTCAACTGGGCCAACCGGCTGATGCTGGCGCTGGGTCTGCCGACGCCACCCGCCGAGGGGTGA